AGCAAGGAGGGCGGTGGGGGGGCAGAAACTGTACCtcatcttttcctttgcttcttcaAAACTTTCAGAAACAAAGTAAACCTCCTGGAAAGTTGTAATGATACATTCTTGCTTGCAGGTGACCTTTGGATCAAAAGGTTTGACTTTGGCGCTGTCAGAGAGTGAGTGCTGGTAAGATGTTACCATGGGTCAGAGGAACATCACCATCCAAAGAATCCAGCAGGAAGATGACATGTGATAAAGTGAATAAAAAGGATTATGTGAGATTATTTTATTGCATCTCATCTTAAAATTTTTATCTACAGATGAACAGTGATTAAAGCCTAACAAACTGAATTATTCTGAACATTCTGTCATATTCTGCAAGTTTGGGTGAGAAAAGGGACTCCACAGACACAAGGCTTGTGTATAAACAAGAGCAATATTTTCAGAATCTGGTTAAACCAACAAAACTTGGATCTGAAAATAGTTACCTGGACTGTAACATCAAGAAATTATACTTcataaaaagcaggaagaaactATGGCAATAATGATGAAGTACAAAGAGGCAAACAAGCAGTAGCCATTCTTACCTTGAGCTCACTAATGGAAGAGAGCAAGCCAGCCCCATAAACTCGTAGCTGTCCCTCTTGCTTGCACAAGCCAAACTCTACAGTGAAGAAGTAGCACTGAAACATAGAAGGAAGTAAAACAATTCAGCCTTCATCAAAGATGCTGTGGTGAACTAGATGGGAGCATTTATATGTGTAGGTAGCCATCAAATAGCTGCAAATATCAGAGACTTATCACTCAGTTATCCTGAGACATTTAAAGAGGAGGAATGCAAGAACGGAAGGATGAAGAACCACAGGATGGCATGTTTCTTATAAGAAAGGTGGATATTACAGATCactcagctgggctggaagaTGCTAATGCCAGTGCAAACATTGAGGTGTAAATCTCTTTTGAGAAATGGTGACATGAAATCACAGCCTCAGCTTAAAACAGTCCCTGGATAGAGAGAATCTCTGAGTGAGTGAGAACAGCCCACTGCAGTTTGTTTCTCATTTGCTTGGTGTACTGTAAAATTAAAGACATTCTGTTTGCTGAATTTCAGGATTTCTGCAGCTATACAGGAAGGAACACTGTTTTCATAGATGGCTTATTTCTGCTCCCACTGAAGGTAGTACAAGTTTTACCACTAGCTGCATGACAtggcaaaagaaatttttaaaatcagcaagCTAGTTCTTGCATAACTggcaaagattatttttcatcaaaatctACTTTTAATCTTAAAATACTCCTGCCAAGTCATCCAGAGACTGATATCCAGAAAATttgtttgtattattttattttcttgggtGAAATGTATCTAATGCTAGCACTCACCACATTCAATCCCATATAATTTCAATTAATTCTACACATTAAAGAACTAGAACACTTTCAAATCATTGAATCGTATTCCCAGAAGAAAGAAGACTTTGTCTGAAAGAAATAGACCATAAAATTTCAGTCTGCAAGAAGTAATCTACCACTAGAAGCTGAACCATTACTTGACAGTAGAGTGAAGAAAATTATCAATCATATAAACTttaaagtggggtttttttcctagcatggaaaattttttcatgctttaaaaTCCAGGGACCAGTGAAACACAAAGATCTAGCAGCTGGTGTGGCTAACGTTGACATGAGGCTCCAAATTTATTCGATGTCATAGGATCAGCCCAGTGAAGCACAAAGCTTGTGATGGAATCCGCGGGCACTCACACACTCACCGTTGCCAGTTTTTGGACAGCCTCATCTGATGCCCCAAGTGATGCAAGACCAATTTCCTGGGAGAACTGAGCAAAACTGGGTTCAGCCAAAAGAGGGACATGGCCTAGGAGCTCATGGCAGGTAtcactagaaaaagaaacaaaacaagaaatctCCTGATTTGTCTCTGTGGCAAAGTGAAAAAGCAGCACCACTGAACAGATACAATGTCTTGCATTAAACTTCATTAcccaaaagacagaaaagcttCACCCATTTCTCTGACAGCAACTGAGCAGATCATACCAACCCTATATAAAGTGATCAGATTTTCAAATGAAGGTGCCCAAAATTAAAGTCTGAGCTCCCTATTTGTAAGGCAACTGGATATTAAACTAACTGCACACGATGCTATCAGTAAGAGATCTCCATTTTCAAGCTGTACTTTTGAAAATCCTGCACTTATGAAGGTGGCACTTCAGCCTGCTGTAAGTTCATTACATTCAGTGTGAAGGCTGAGTCTTCAGCAccttaaaaataagttttatgCTGGTGTTCTTGAACAGCTTTTAAGTAACTTGGCTCTGGGCAAGCAAGATTAAAAACTTTCTCACAAATTCCACCCCAAGATTAAATGACTCACGGCTCTGGTGTATAGAGAGGGTCCGAGCTGTGTCTGACATACTGAGTGCAGTGAAAAACTCGGAATGCCAATCCTGCCAAGAAGTCTCTGGGTGACAGATATCCAGCCACGGGGCGAATGGTGAAACCTGTGCGCTCTGAAAGTGACCAGAGAAGCTGTATATTAGTTTTGCACAGGATGTGCAGCATTGTCAGCTTTCCTGGTGGAGCTGAGGTGACAGCCACAGCACGACCTTGGCTCAAAAGCACATGGGAAAATGAGGCACAATTAGAAAAATTAGACGTAGGCTTGAGAATGagcaacattttttaaaatggccCTACCTCTATGCCAGTGGATTTCCTTGGATTCCATGCCTAGAGTCAACAATACAACCAGGTATCTCCTTAGCCAATCCTAAAAATCTTGTCAGACACTGTCCCTCAAATGTCACTGCATGCACTGAAGACACAATACATTAAAACATAGATGGCCAAAAGACCTCTTAAAGGACCAGAATTAATATAAGTCATCAAGGATGTTTCCTTGTGCCCACAAAGTGGTGGGATTTGCAGTGGACCTcagtttattttgaaaaccagaaaattgtAGAAACCCAGCACATTACCTTTCAGGAAGCGGGACACATCTTCCAGCTGGGGGATATTGTCCTCCCTGTATCCACAGTGTTTGGTGAGCAGGGGCAGGTTTTTAAGGTACTCTCTGCAGGCATAAGTTGGGTAAAGATTGTTCAGCTCTCGGTACACAGTTCCCCAAGTCTTGATCTCCTCCTCAGTGAATTCAATCTTGGGGATTGGATCACCACTgcaaggagaagaggaagaaaggacaCTCCTTAGTAAATGGCTAATAAGAGGTGACTCATTTACCTACTATTAGCATTTAACACCTGTATGACTGTGACATCTGGCATTAGACTGTCAAATACAGTGAGATTGGGTCTATATCCTGGAAAGCTTTTAGTCCAAggacttgcctttttttttcactttaaccAATTGTCAGGAATCTTTGCATTGACCTCACTTAAAACATTGGTTCTGTAAACaatttcttaattatttaatgACAAGAGTAAGGTTTAAAATACCTACACAATCTCTTCACAGCTTCAGGAGCTGATAACACATCCTTTTCCATGTTGGATTTCTAAGTCtgcaattattttccattacccttttaatttgttttaggAAAGAGAATTCCCTACATTAACAACACTGTGTGTGACAGCAGCTAAATATACACATCAGGTAAAAATCATGCTTCCGTGCAGAGGAGACCAGTGCCTGTCTGAGATTATTTACTTTAGTGTCCCTTTCCTATTTAGTCCTCAGGACCTTGGATAAATTGGATTATGGCAAGGCCAGTGTTACACTGCATTTCCAGGGTCAGCCAGGGAACTGGCATGGAAAATGCTTTCCCAAGGGAATCTCTGTCAACAACAGGTTAACAGTAATCAGCTTGGGACTGTGGTAACCAGTTGCATTAAACACACAATGCAATAGAACTCTAAATACAGACCTTTTCTAGGTTATTTTCAGTTGAAGAACTTGACACCTAAATTCAATCAGGCCACATGAAAATCATGTTTAGAAAGAATTTACAGCACTGGGTTATGAATCTCTTACTGCTTTAAGAGCTCCACCCCCTGCCAAAAAGCATCTCTAAAGACAGAAGCTCTTagaatttcttttcacagaaaacttcTTATCTACACATCACACATGCTAGTTTgaaccaggaaagaaaattcaagtATTAACATTTGCTCAGAAAGTTTACTCTCAGTGGTCACTGGGCTGTACATTGGGATttgcctctcctccctctcctttgcAAAGCAGCTGGCTGAGCCACACGGCCTCAGGCTGACCAGAGCTGCCTCGATCTACCTTCTCATCTTGCCTCACATCTCCCTTCCCTTCACCTCCTTGGCTCTGATCCCTGAGCTGAACCTGCATGTCTCAGCCTGATCTGAGCCCAGGAAGGTGAGCTCCTCACAGTCCACTCTGCTGTCACTTCAAAGCACCCAGAAGGCTTCTTCCAGAAAAATTCAAGCTTACTGTTTGTAGTTCATAGCCAGGTCTGCAAAGTACTTTCGCCTCTTGCGATAAACATTGTCTTTGAAACCCTgatggggagaaagaaaaacagagttcAATGAGTCTCCTAGccataataaataaatcaatttaaaaCAGGACACTTGGCATTTCTTCAGTTGGGGAATGGAAAAGTATGATGTGTAAAAATGGAAGGAGAGGGCAGGAAACTCATAGCTGTGATCTGAAATGTTTAATAGAAGTGAACTGAGCAAATGCTCCAAAGTAGGACTCAGCTGATTTATACAACTATATATTCTGTAGAGAAGgattaattttattcatatCAGTATTTAAACAAAGTTTGTTACTTGCACGATTACTCAAAATTACAGAACAAATTGCCCATTTTCACTGCCCAAATCCCAGTTTGGTTTCTCCAGttaggaagaaagaaggaggaggaagaaaccctgcctcaaaataaattttttttagtttctttaatGTGTCTGTGGCCACTCAAGGCCCAGACCTGGAGTTCTTTCACAAGTAAGCCCCGTAGAAAAGCATAGGAACTGAATTCATTCAGTCTTCCCTGAACAAACAAAGAGATGTGAAATCCCCAAGAGAAGGTGCTCAGACCCCCAGAGACACCATTGAGGGCaaagagagggaggaggaaaagctgcaATTTTTTAGGTC
This region of Motacilla alba alba isolate MOTALB_02 chromosome 5, Motacilla_alba_V1.0_pri, whole genome shotgun sequence genomic DNA includes:
- the TPH1 gene encoding tryptophan 5-hydroxylase 1 isoform X2; this encodes MMIEDNKENEDHASERGRTAIIFSLKNEVGGLVKALKLFQEKHVNLVHIESRKSKRRNSEFEIFVDCDSNREQLNEIFQLLKSHVNIVSVSSTEHFTVQEDGMENVPWFPKKISDLDKCANRVLMYGSDLDADHPGFKDNVYRKRRKYFADLAMNYKHGDPIPKIEFTEEEIKTWGTVYRELNNLYPTYACREYLKNLPLLTKHCGYREDNIPQLEDVSRFLKERTGFTIRPVAGYLSPRDFLAGLAFRVFHCTQYVRHSSDPLYTPEPDTCHELLGHVPLLAEPSFAQFSQEIGLASLGASDEAVQKLATCYFFTVEFGLCKQEGQLRVYGAGLLSSISELKHSLSDSAKVKPFDPKVTCKQECIITTFQEVYFVSESFEEAKEKMREFAKTIKRPFGVKYNPYTQSVQVLKDTKSIASVVNELRHELDIVSDALSKMGKQLEV
- the TPH1 gene encoding tryptophan 5-hydroxylase 1 isoform X1, which codes for MHPAPRRGGSLEAAPSPRDPGRQLNKSAYMMIEDNKENEDHASERGRTAIIFSLKNEVGGLVKALKLFQEKHVNLVHIESRKSKRRNSEFEIFVDCDSNREQLNEIFQLLKSHVNIVSVSSTEHFTVQEDGMENVPWFPKKISDLDKCANRVLMYGSDLDADHPGFKDNVYRKRRKYFADLAMNYKHGDPIPKIEFTEEEIKTWGTVYRELNNLYPTYACREYLKNLPLLTKHCGYREDNIPQLEDVSRFLKERTGFTIRPVAGYLSPRDFLAGLAFRVFHCTQYVRHSSDPLYTPEPDTCHELLGHVPLLAEPSFAQFSQEIGLASLGASDEAVQKLATCYFFTVEFGLCKQEGQLRVYGAGLLSSISELKHSLSDSAKVKPFDPKVTCKQECIITTFQEVYFVSESFEEAKEKMREFAKTIKRPFGVKYNPYTQSVQVLKDTKSIASVVNELRHELDIVSDALSKMGKQLEV